One Acropora palmata chromosome 2, jaAcrPala1.3, whole genome shotgun sequence genomic window carries:
- the LOC141874571 gene encoding uncharacterized protein LOC141874571 isoform X1, with protein sequence MSSQGTRSQQMSKIRQTTLGFGVVQILLGISLTSLSFTAFTFTSSNRIRNACPYWAGFTVLCSGGVGLIAWKNSTVMSMSLFTFFSAVCVVLQMIGTLLTGDAGGHLKSLLMCEKLVSSEICKCCDSVNACQHSSVGIEFEGVSDCSLLTGLLTGLMYGLFVLTIFGSILCFVATILGCTAVARETGRNQGLCSRHSSRRSQCSHDHDDRYTWVSYPTGTDLTMLPPYAPPVYHSIENIPDYGLSSCIVPPPVFDPTDLPPQYSSQNPSLADSQTSLSSPADSSNQIPIGQEITESHTIFQSSPIHDHHETTTRNDDFIPPLGTPSGVVHFTDGDLQWDKENKGDSKSLEIILATSNPSCLCNGMSSKDLSDQQSLPRDDKELDSRRTARNGTKDNDAFGNYHASCSTLRLQRDFCENVPENARARASSLGTTVSGSRVTQVSIHPATPSLSSPCRRFTISSLAKCNKLGENSIYLNSFEVLSKPPPNVRVPTDESQTCSTAALEKKISKTATKIMLDGKAQIHREKTEANKEATKVCK encoded by the exons ATGAGTTCGCAAGGGACACGTAGTCAACAAATGTCGAAAATCCGACAAACTACATTGGGATTCGGTGTTGTACAAATTCTACTTGGCATTTCGCTGACATCGCTGTCTTTCACCGCGTTTACATTTACTTCTTCGAACAGAATACGGAATGCTTGTCCTTATTGGGCAGGATTCACG GTGCTTTGTAGTGGAGGTGTTGGGCTGATTGCCTGGAAGAACTCAACTGTTATGTCG atgAGCTTGTTTACATTCTTCTCTGCAGTTTGCGTTGTCCTTCAGATGATTGGCACATTGTTGACAGGTGATGCTGGAGGACACTTGAAGTCACTTCTCATGTGTGAAAAACTTGTCTCCTCAGAAATTTGTAAATGTTGTGATTCTGTTAATGCCTGCCAACACAGCTCTGTGGGAATTGAATTTGAAGGAGTCAGCGACTGTTCCTTGTTAACTGGACTGCTTACTGGATTAATGTATGGACTTTTTGTCTTGACAATCTTTGGAAGCATTTTGTGTTTCGTTGCAACCATACTGGGATGCACTGCAGTGGCTCGAGAGACAGGCAGAAATCAG GGTCTTTGCAGTCGTCACAGCTCAAGGCGTTCGCAGTGCAGCCATGATCACGATGATCGCTATACTTGGGTATCCTACCCTACAGGTACGGACCTGACAATGTTACCGCCGTACGCTCCTCCAGTTTATCACTCTATCGAGAACATTCCAGATTACGGCTTATCTTCTTGCATCGTACCACCACCTGTTTTCGACCCTACGGATTTGCCGCCACAGTACTCTTCCCAGAATCCTTCACTCGCCGATTCCCAGACGTCATTGTCCTCTCCCGCGGATAGTTCAAATCAAATTCCTATTGGTCAAGAAATCACTGAGTCACATACGATATTTCAATCATCACCAATTCATGATCATCATGAGACAACAACTAGAAACGATGACTTTATACCGCCCCTCGGTACCCCTAGTGGGGTTGTGCACTTTACCGATGGGGACCTCCAGTGggacaaggaaaacaaaggtGATTCTAAAAGCTTGGAAATTATTCTTGCTACTAGCAATCCTTCTTGTTTGTGTAATGGAATGTCAAGTAAAGACTTGTCCGACCAGCAAAGTCTTCCCAGAGACGACAAGGAATTAGATAGTCGAAGAACAGCGAGAAATGGTACCAAAGATAATGATGCTTTTGGTAATTACCATGCCTCGTGTTCCACTCTCAGACTTCAGAGAGACTTCTGTGAAAATGTTCCTGAAAACGCGAGGGCGAGAGCCTCGTCCCTGGGAACAACAGTAAGTGGGTCAAGGGTAACCCAAGTTAGTATCCATCCTGCAACACCATCTCTCAGCTCGCCTTGCCGGAGATTCACAATTTCGTCTCTCGCCAAATGCAACAAACTCGGGGAAAATTCTATTTATCTGAACTCGTTCGAGGTTTTGTCCAAACCGCCACCCAATGTGCGAGTTCCAACGGACGAATCTCAGACATGCTCCACGGCTGCACTTGAAAAGAAGATAAGCAAAACAGCTACCAAAATAATGCTCGACGGTAAAGCACAAATCCATAGGGAGAAGacagaagcaaacaaagaGGCGACCaaagtatgcaaatga
- the LOC141874571 gene encoding uncharacterized protein LOC141874571 isoform X2, which translates to MTEMSLFTFFSAVCVVLQMIGTLLTGDAGGHLKSLLMCEKLVSSEICKCCDSVNACQHSSVGIEFEGVSDCSLLTGLLTGLMYGLFVLTIFGSILCFVATILGCTAVARETGRNQGLCSRHSSRRSQCSHDHDDRYTWVSYPTGTDLTMLPPYAPPVYHSIENIPDYGLSSCIVPPPVFDPTDLPPQYSSQNPSLADSQTSLSSPADSSNQIPIGQEITESHTIFQSSPIHDHHETTTRNDDFIPPLGTPSGVVHFTDGDLQWDKENKGDSKSLEIILATSNPSCLCNGMSSKDLSDQQSLPRDDKELDSRRTARNGTKDNDAFGNYHASCSTLRLQRDFCENVPENARARASSLGTTVSGSRVTQVSIHPATPSLSSPCRRFTISSLAKCNKLGENSIYLNSFEVLSKPPPNVRVPTDESQTCSTAALEKKISKTATKIMLDGKAQIHREKTEANKEATKVCK; encoded by the exons ATGACAGAA atgAGCTTGTTTACATTCTTCTCTGCAGTTTGCGTTGTCCTTCAGATGATTGGCACATTGTTGACAGGTGATGCTGGAGGACACTTGAAGTCACTTCTCATGTGTGAAAAACTTGTCTCCTCAGAAATTTGTAAATGTTGTGATTCTGTTAATGCCTGCCAACACAGCTCTGTGGGAATTGAATTTGAAGGAGTCAGCGACTGTTCCTTGTTAACTGGACTGCTTACTGGATTAATGTATGGACTTTTTGTCTTGACAATCTTTGGAAGCATTTTGTGTTTCGTTGCAACCATACTGGGATGCACTGCAGTGGCTCGAGAGACAGGCAGAAATCAG GGTCTTTGCAGTCGTCACAGCTCAAGGCGTTCGCAGTGCAGCCATGATCACGATGATCGCTATACTTGGGTATCCTACCCTACAGGTACGGACCTGACAATGTTACCGCCGTACGCTCCTCCAGTTTATCACTCTATCGAGAACATTCCAGATTACGGCTTATCTTCTTGCATCGTACCACCACCTGTTTTCGACCCTACGGATTTGCCGCCACAGTACTCTTCCCAGAATCCTTCACTCGCCGATTCCCAGACGTCATTGTCCTCTCCCGCGGATAGTTCAAATCAAATTCCTATTGGTCAAGAAATCACTGAGTCACATACGATATTTCAATCATCACCAATTCATGATCATCATGAGACAACAACTAGAAACGATGACTTTATACCGCCCCTCGGTACCCCTAGTGGGGTTGTGCACTTTACCGATGGGGACCTCCAGTGggacaaggaaaacaaaggtGATTCTAAAAGCTTGGAAATTATTCTTGCTACTAGCAATCCTTCTTGTTTGTGTAATGGAATGTCAAGTAAAGACTTGTCCGACCAGCAAAGTCTTCCCAGAGACGACAAGGAATTAGATAGTCGAAGAACAGCGAGAAATGGTACCAAAGATAATGATGCTTTTGGTAATTACCATGCCTCGTGTTCCACTCTCAGACTTCAGAGAGACTTCTGTGAAAATGTTCCTGAAAACGCGAGGGCGAGAGCCTCGTCCCTGGGAACAACAGTAAGTGGGTCAAGGGTAACCCAAGTTAGTATCCATCCTGCAACACCATCTCTCAGCTCGCCTTGCCGGAGATTCACAATTTCGTCTCTCGCCAAATGCAACAAACTCGGGGAAAATTCTATTTATCTGAACTCGTTCGAGGTTTTGTCCAAACCGCCACCCAATGTGCGAGTTCCAACGGACGAATCTCAGACATGCTCCACGGCTGCACTTGAAAAGAAGATAAGCAAAACAGCTACCAAAATAATGCTCGACGGTAAAGCACAAATCCATAGGGAGAAGacagaagcaaacaaagaGGCGACCaaagtatgcaaatga